The Sediminispirochaeta bajacaliforniensis DSM 16054 genome window below encodes:
- a CDS encoding Crp/Fnr family transcriptional regulator, with protein sequence MVRISVVGYSVVMEAWMRSTLKRCPLFRGLSDDRFDQISGLLSVGVRSFHAGSQVAFRGDAYEDLLIILSGYLNGEFRDYSGKVLKVETLHAPDTVASAVLFAPENVLPVDLVAVSDVDLISLSRRVVLTLFHEEEQILLNYLSDNGQKLTLLAEKLRFIQFSTIKEKIANYLLDLSKRQDTETPELRITKEKLAEVFGVTRPSLSRGFQQLCDAGVICQEGSHIRLLQRRELEFLVHKEEKQR encoded by the coding sequence GTGGATGCGATCGACCCTTAAGCGGTGTCCGCTCTTTCGCGGACTTTCGGACGACCGCTTTGATCAAATCTCCGGATTGCTCTCTGTCGGTGTGCGCTCTTTCCATGCCGGTTCTCAGGTGGCCTTTCGAGGAGATGCCTATGAAGATCTATTGATTATTCTCTCGGGTTATCTCAACGGTGAGTTCCGTGACTATTCGGGAAAGGTCCTGAAGGTCGAAACGCTCCATGCGCCTGATACCGTAGCGTCGGCGGTGCTTTTTGCTCCCGAGAACGTCCTGCCGGTGGATCTTGTTGCGGTCAGCGATGTGGATCTTATATCGCTTTCCCGCAGAGTGGTCCTTACCCTGTTCCATGAGGAGGAACAGATCCTTCTGAATTATCTTTCCGACAACGGCCAGAAACTGACCCTTCTTGCCGAGAAGCTGCGATTCATTCAGTTTTCAACCATAAAGGAAAAGATTGCAAACTATCTTCTCGATCTGTCGAAGCGCCAGGATACGGAGACTCCCGAGCTTCGGATTACGAAAGAGAAGCTTGCCGAGGTGTTCGGTGTAACCAGGCCCTCTCTTTCCCGGGGATTCCAGCAGCTTTGTGATGCCGGTGTTATCTGCCAGGAAGGAAGCCATATCCGCCTTTTACAAAGGCGTGAGCTTGAATTTCTTGTACACAAAGAGGAAAAGCAACGATGA
- the alr gene encoding alanine racemase, protein MNNSENNHPLRRTRAEVDLDLLSKNIRTLWNRSGCEGYLLLLKANAYGHGSIACAKMAEELGVTFGGVAAYQEVRFLRSAGVRLPLLLLEDLFDDEIAPAFDAGVSFSVSSLAYAEKVARVAEKAGKVGKIHLNVDTGMGRLGCFPDELMKVAEYVHHSRWLALEGLFSHFPSSDEGDLTVPTAQIELFSRLDRELEGAGIRPKWRHFANSGAVIDFPAASSFDMIRPGVSSFGIYPSKEVAHDVGLFRVLSLKSAILSIRTFPKGAKIGYGSTFVTERESRIAVVPIGYGDGYVRAFSNNSDVLVHGRRVPVVGRISMDMITVDLTELPESVGTGDEAVLVGAQAWEDRSGEIDAEDLAARIGTISYEVTCLLTARVPRVFFRGGKAVAVQEMSEHFYREY, encoded by the coding sequence ATGAACAACAGTGAAAACAACCATCCCCTGCGAAGAACCCGGGCAGAAGTGGACCTCGATCTTCTTTCGAAAAATATTCGTACCCTCTGGAACCGTTCCGGTTGTGAGGGCTATCTTCTCCTTTTGAAAGCCAACGCCTATGGCCACGGCTCCATCGCCTGCGCGAAGATGGCGGAAGAACTTGGTGTCACCTTCGGCGGTGTGGCCGCCTATCAGGAGGTGCGTTTCCTGAGAAGTGCGGGGGTCCGGCTTCCTCTTTTATTGCTTGAAGATCTTTTCGATGATGAAATCGCTCCGGCCTTTGATGCAGGGGTGAGCTTTTCCGTTTCTTCCCTTGCATATGCCGAAAAGGTGGCGAGGGTTGCAGAAAAGGCGGGAAAGGTCGGAAAGATCCACCTCAATGTGGATACGGGCATGGGACGGCTCGGCTGTTTTCCCGATGAGTTGATGAAGGTTGCCGAGTACGTACATCATAGCCGGTGGCTCGCTCTGGAGGGGCTTTTTTCCCACTTTCCCTCCTCTGATGAGGGGGACCTTACCGTTCCGACGGCACAGATAGAGCTGTTTTCGCGTCTCGACAGAGAACTTGAGGGCGCAGGTATCAGGCCGAAATGGCGACACTTTGCCAACAGCGGTGCTGTTATCGATTTCCCCGCGGCATCCTCCTTTGATATGATCCGGCCCGGTGTCTCGTCCTTCGGCATCTATCCCAGCAAAGAAGTTGCCCACGATGTGGGGCTGTTTCGGGTCTTGTCGCTCAAAAGTGCGATCTTGTCCATACGGACCTTCCCGAAGGGAGCGAAGATCGGCTACGGTTCGACCTTTGTCACCGAACGGGAAAGCCGTATCGCCGTTGTTCCCATCGGTTATGGTGACGGCTACGTCAGGGCTTTTTCGAACAATAGCGATGTTCTTGTTCATGGGCGTCGGGTTCCCGTGGTCGGTCGAATTTCCATGGATATGATTACCGTTGATCTTACGGAGCTTCCTGAATCGGTCGGTACTGGGGATGAAGCAGTCTTGGTGGGAGCGCAGGCCTGGGAGGATAGAAGCGGTGAGATCGATGCCGAAGACCTTGCTGCGCGGATCGGGACAATCAGCTACGAGGTGACTTGTCTCCTCACCGCCAGGGTGCCTCGCGTCTTTTTCAGGGGAGGCAAGGCCGTGGCGGTGCAGGAGATGTCGGAACACTTTTACCGGGAGTACTAA
- a CDS encoding NAD(P)-dependent oxidoreductase, translating into MAKLGWIGTGVMGKNMCANLIEAGHSLTVYNRTKERARELLEAGAHWAETPAAVAAESEITFSIVGYPADVEEVYLGEKGIFADAKQGSIAVDMTTSEPSLAERLADEGKKRGIAVLDAPVSGGDIGARDGKLAIMVGGEKEAFEKLLPYFEVLGENIARMGGPGKGQHTKMSNQILIATTMIGTVESLLYAWRAGMDMNEVIDVIGKGAAGSWSINNLGRRIAKGNFDPGFFIKHFIKDLGIALQEAKRMKLSLPGLSLAHQFYLAASACGYDELGTQGLYKVFERLNGIEA; encoded by the coding sequence ATGGCAAAACTTGGATGGATCGGCACCGGAGTAATGGGTAAGAATATGTGTGCCAACCTGATAGAGGCGGGGCACAGCCTCACCGTTTATAACCGTACAAAAGAGCGAGCCAGGGAACTCCTGGAAGCAGGCGCACATTGGGCCGAAACCCCTGCCGCCGTTGCCGCCGAATCGGAAATCACCTTCTCCATCGTCGGTTATCCGGCCGATGTTGAGGAGGTCTACCTTGGAGAAAAGGGTATCTTTGCCGACGCGAAGCAAGGCAGCATTGCAGTGGACATGACCACATCAGAGCCATCGCTCGCCGAGCGGCTTGCCGACGAAGGGAAGAAACGCGGGATAGCAGTGCTGGATGCCCCCGTTTCCGGTGGCGATATCGGGGCCAGGGACGGTAAGCTCGCCATCATGGTCGGGGGCGAAAAGGAAGCCTTTGAAAAGCTCCTCCCCTACTTTGAGGTGCTGGGAGAAAACATCGCCCGTATGGGCGGCCCTGGAAAAGGGCAGCATACCAAAATGAGCAATCAGATACTCATCGCCACCACGATGATCGGTACCGTCGAGTCCCTGCTCTACGCCTGGCGTGCGGGCATGGATATGAACGAGGTCATCGACGTTATCGGCAAGGGAGCCGCAGGATCATGGTCGATCAACAACCTCGGCCGACGCATCGCAAAGGGTAATTTTGATCCCGGTTTTTTCATCAAGCACTTTATCAAAGATCTGGGAATTGCCCTTCAAGAGGCGAAAAGGATGAAGCTCTCCCTCCCGGGGCTGAGCCTCGCCCATCAATTCTACCTTGCGGCCTCGGCATGCGGTTACGATGAACTGGGAACCCAGGGGCTGTATAAAGTATTCGAGAGGCTGAACGGGATAGAGGCTTAG
- the creD gene encoding cell envelope integrity protein CreD, with amino-acid sequence MKAGKYGVKLIVILILLILFAIPLRMVRQIVRERESRSREATEEVIDSWGGRSTISGPYLLIPVYRFEEIRSVEGKPIQQKIERTALFFPDSLNVDIDAETERRSRGIFSVPVYNASIVLEGSFRLEELSERLSGYTIDEEGIRIGLSLGELGGIRAIDEAMFGDSTLTLEPMGTDIVLRGNRITSPVGLTAKALKGSMPYRFRLRMGGGQSISILPVARQTEVAMHSDWENPSFFGSALPIRHDGGDAEPGFSALWSISHLSRNLPHFGFISDLRSEEIDVEGFGVKFLNPDDPYPKNERSVKYAWLFLIVPFAAFFVFEAVKGEAVHPVQYLLTGCADIVFYLLLLSLSEHIPFFTAYMLAASGGSLLIAAYASAVLGSKKSGITLGGIIVIAYVYLMVVLTSEDYALLLGSIGLFIALALIMFLTRNVSWYDTPLNMEAAGRMVDRGKRRRSTWQNLDGSAPE; translated from the coding sequence ATGAAAGCTGGAAAATACGGAGTAAAGTTGATTGTCATTCTTATTCTCCTCATACTTTTTGCCATTCCCTTGAGAATGGTCCGGCAAATCGTCAGGGAACGTGAATCCCGCAGCCGGGAAGCAACGGAGGAAGTGATCGATTCCTGGGGAGGAAGGAGCACCATAAGCGGGCCGTATCTCCTGATCCCCGTCTACCGGTTCGAAGAGATACGGAGCGTAGAAGGAAAACCTATTCAGCAGAAGATCGAGCGCACCGCCCTCTTTTTCCCTGACAGCCTGAATGTGGATATCGATGCGGAAACAGAGAGACGCAGCCGGGGTATTTTCTCTGTTCCGGTATACAATGCATCGATCGTGCTGGAAGGAAGCTTTCGACTGGAGGAGCTGAGCGAACGACTTTCCGGTTACACCATCGACGAGGAAGGAATCCGCATCGGCCTGAGCCTGGGAGAGCTTGGCGGTATCAGGGCAATCGATGAAGCCATGTTCGGAGATTCCACACTGACATTGGAGCCGATGGGTACCGATATCGTTCTCCGGGGAAACAGGATTACGTCCCCGGTAGGGCTCACAGCCAAAGCTCTGAAGGGTTCCATGCCCTACCGTTTCAGGCTTCGCATGGGAGGAGGCCAGAGCATCAGCATCCTCCCCGTTGCCCGGCAAACCGAGGTGGCTATGCATTCGGACTGGGAGAATCCCAGTTTTTTCGGATCAGCCTTGCCGATCCGACACGACGGAGGGGATGCTGAACCGGGATTCTCCGCCTTGTGGAGCATCAGCCACCTAAGCAGAAACCTGCCGCACTTTGGCTTCATCTCCGATCTGCGCTCGGAAGAGATAGACGTTGAGGGCTTCGGCGTCAAATTTCTCAACCCGGATGATCCGTATCCCAAGAACGAACGATCGGTAAAATATGCCTGGCTCTTTCTCATTGTGCCCTTCGCTGCCTTTTTCGTGTTTGAAGCAGTAAAGGGGGAAGCCGTTCATCCCGTGCAGTATCTTCTTACCGGTTGTGCGGATATCGTCTTTTATCTTCTCCTTTTGAGCCTCTCCGAACATATCCCCTTTTTCACGGCATATATGCTTGCGGCTTCGGGTGGCTCTCTTCTTATTGCCGCCTATGCATCGGCGGTGCTCGGCAGCAAAAAATCAGGGATCACCCTTGGCGGGATTATCGTCATCGCCTATGTATATCTCATGGTGGTCCTGACATCGGAGGACTATGCTCTCCTCCTCGGTTCCATAGGCCTCTTTATCGCCCTTGCCCTCATCATGTTCCTCACCCGCAATGTCTCCTGGTACGATACCCCCTTGAATATGGAGGCCGCGGGGCGTATGGTAGATAGAGGGAAAAGAAGGAGGAGTACATGGCAAAACTTGGATGGATCGGCACCGGAGTAA